The Tenrec ecaudatus isolate mTenEca1 chromosome 9, mTenEca1.hap1, whole genome shotgun sequence genome window below encodes:
- the PLXNA4 gene encoding plexin-A4 isoform X2 encodes MKAMPWNWACLLPHLLMVGMGSSTLLPRQPPSLAQKRPLVTFRGEPAEGFNHLVVDERTGHIYLGAVNRIYKLSSDLKVLVTHQTGPDEDNPKCYPPRIVQTCNEPLSTTNNVNKMLLIDYKENRLIACGSLYQGICKLLRLEDLFKLGEPFHKKEHYLSGVNESGSVFGVIVSYSNLDDKLFIATAVDGKPEYFPTISSRKLTKNSEADGMFAYVFHDEFVASMIKIPSDTFTVIPDFDIYYVYGFSSGNFVYFLTLQPEMVSPPGSTTKEQVYTSKLVRLCKEDTAFNSYVEVPIGCEHSGVEYRLLQAAYLSKAGAVLARTLRVRSDDDLLFTVFSKGQKRKMKSLDQSALCIFILKQINDRIKERLQSCYRGEGTLDLAWLKVKDIPCSSALLTIDDNFCGLDMNAPLGVSDMVRGIPVFTEESDRMTSVIAYVYKNHSLAFVGTKSGKLKKVLQREVSASLPLTCHLMLLSWS; translated from the exons ATGAAAGCCATGCCTTGGAACTGGGCCTGCCTGCTGCCCCATCTCCTGATGGTGGGCATGGGTTCCTCCACGCTCTTGCCCCGGCAGCCTCCCTCGCTCGCTCAGAAGCGGCCTCTTGTCACGTTCCGAGGGGAGCCCGCGGAGGGCTTCAATCACCTGGTGGTGGACGAGAGAACAGGCCACATTTACTTGGGGGCCGTCAACCGGATCTACAAGCTCTCCAGTGACCTGAAGGTCCTGGTGACTCACCAGACAGGGCCAGACGAGGACAACCCTAAGTGCTACCCTCCGCGGATTGTCCAGACCTGCAACGAGCCCCTGTCCACCACCAACAACGTCAATAAGATGCTACTCATAGACTACAAGGAGAACAGGCTCATCGCCTGCGGGAGCCTCTACCAGGGCATCTGCAAGCTCCTGCGGCTGGAGGACCTCTTCAAACTGGGCGAGCCCTTTCACAAGAAGGAGCACTACCTGTCGGGAGTCAACGAGAGCGGCTCCGTCTTTGGGGTGATCGTCTCCTACAGCAACCTGGACGACAAGCTCTTCATCGCCACTGCCGTCGACGGGAAGCCCGAGTACTTCCCCACCATCTCCAGCCGCAAGCTGACCAAGAACTCGGAGGCGGACGGCATGTTTGCGTACGTCTTTCACGATGAGTTCGTGGCCTCGATGATCAAGATCCCTTCGGACACCTTCACCGTCATCCCGGACTTCGACATCTACTACGTCTACGGCTTCAGCAGCGGCAACTTCGTGTACTTCCTGACCCTGCAGCCCGAGATGGTGTCCCCCCCGGGTTCCACCACCAAGGAGCAGGTCTACACGTCCAAGCTGGTGAGGCTCTGCAAGGAGGACACCGCCTTCAACTCCTACGTGGAGGTGCCCATTGGCTGCGAGCACAGCGGGGTGGAGTACCGCCTGCTGCAGGCCGCCTACCTGTCCAAAGCGGGGGCGGTGCTGGCCCGGACCCTTAGGGTCCGTTCCGACGATGACCTCCTCTTCACGGTCTTCTCCAAGGGCCAGAAGCGCAAGATGAAGTCGCTGGACCAGTCGGCCCTGTGCATCTTCATCTTGAAGCAGATCAACGACCGTATCAAGGAGCGCCTGCAGTCCTGCTACCGTGGTGAGGGCACGCTGGACCTGGCCTGGCTCAAGGTCAAGGACATCCCCTGCAGCAGTGCG CTCCTGACCATTGACGACAACTTCTGTGGCCTGGACATGAACGCTCCACTGGGTGTGTCCGACATGGTGCGGGGCATCCCGGTGTTCACGGAGGAGAGCGACCGCATGACGTCCGTCATTGCCTATGTCTACAAGAACCACTCCCTGGCCTTCGTGGGTACCAAGAGCGGCAAGCTCAAGAAG